CTCAAGCCATTCTTAAGTTTTAACAGTGACTCTCATAGTTATATTCTTCATTTGTTACTTGCCATACAGTTCAGTATAATTACTTTTGATTCCTAAAGTAtttctcattgtatttttttctgtaagaacTGAAAGAGGCAACTTTTTCTGCCTTGACACAGTAAAAGCTAAAGAAATGTTTTGAGAGTTTTCCTACTCTACAAGACCCCAAATTTCTAGCTTctgcttattttctttcatccctcCTTGCAatccgttttttttttcctccccttagCTCATCATTTTCCTATATTGCTTTATCAGAAGCGGTGACTAGTAGTTGAGATTTACTACTCACATTTTGATTTCCTGCCTCTTTTTCTAAGATTTTAAGTCCATGAGGTAAACATTATTTGATTTAAGAAGTATGACTCATGTGGCTTAAGTAACAGTAAGTATATAACTACCAGTTATCTTAAGTAACACCATGGTCCATTATAACACCATCGTCACAGTTTCTTTGCACTACTTGTGGCCATTGTtggtgtttgtttctgtttggtttggtGCCAGTTCAGTTACCAGTTCGGTCAGGAAGAAAGGTTTCTTTCTCAGTGCTATTACCTGTCCTTCATGGGTCAGCTTTAGTTTTGTTCCTTTCAGCATCATGCAGCATCCCAGACAGAGGAGTATTTCTTCTGTCATATTGCTGAGGATGAACATGGGAAAGGGGAAATACGGTGATCATTGTGTGACTCTTAAATAGGTTCTGTTTAGGAGTAATGCTTCCATTCACATGTCATTGGTCAAAGCAAGACAGGTGGGGAATTACAAATCTGTTTATATGTGAGTTCCAGCGCAAGGCGATATATACATCCTTTTACAGAGAAAGGCACTGCAAGGAGTGCTATGAACTGAATTATATTCCCCCCAAATATATATGCTGTAGCCTTAACTCCCAATGCATTTAATCAAGTTTAAATGAGGTCGTAGGGTGGGGCCATTACTCCAATAGAATTAGTGGCcctataagaaaaggaagagagagatcttttccttccttctccctccctccctgccataTATGGACTCAGCAGAAACacagccatctgcaagctagGAATGGAGCTCTTACCAGGAAATGAattggctggcaccttgatcttagacttccctgCCTCTAGAATTGTAAGAAAAgagttttctgttgtttaagccacccagtctatggcactGAATTTAGCTGGACAGAAATATAACCTACCACATGTTTATTCTTAATTTTCCACATGAACTTTTAAATCAGCTTGCCATGATGTGTACTACTCATTCACATCCGTGAACATGgtgtgtcttttcatttgtttagttCCTTTTTGTATCCTTCAGGGTTTTTTCCCCGCCTCATAAATTTTGTAcattattttgttaaatgtattgcTAGGTGTTTTGTCTTCTTGTTATTGTGGTTGTGTGAGTATCATGTATATGAAGGTTTATATAAAAGCCTTATATTAGTCATATAAGCTACTAACTTATTAAGTCTTCCTATGTGGAGTACTTGGATGTACTTGGATGTCATGTGATTCTCTTCAGCTTCCCAAGTATGAATTATATGGAAACCATCATCACTTTTAgtgctgtttttctctctttaattgtGTTGACTGACACTACTAGTACAGTGTTAGTAACTATGGTGATGAAGCATCCTTGCTCTGCATGTTTCCCCATAAGTGTGATGCTGGCTTTCACTTGTGGCTAAGACATACATGTTTATCATGTTAAGGAAAAATCCCGTGAATcctcttttaagtttttttattaCAAACGAGAGGGTATTTTTATAGATGTCTACTTATTAGCATCTAGAATTTTCTCCACTGAACTACAAATATGATGAATTGTATTAATAGATTTCTTAATATTGAGGCTTTCTCTATTCctagaataattaaaaatttcttctccattgtcatggtctgtttttctttctctgtcagtAAATATCAGTGTTTCCTAAAACACCATACctgttcattttctcctttcaatCTCTTAGGTTCTCTTTGAGCAATTTTATTCACTCTGATGGCTTCAGCTACCACTAAAATATTGCTGTTTCCTAAATCCTTTTCTTCATCTTGTATCTCTCTCCTGAGCTCAAGAGCATATATCCATTTGCCAGTTGCACATCTTCACATATTTgaccacagaaatttcaaacttcaAACATGCTGTGTCCAAGATCTGTGTCTGTTCTGCAAATCCTATTCTTTGTCCTTATCCCAATATCAGTTTATAGCGCTAGTATCTACCAGCTTGTTGTGCAGACAGCCTGGTAGTAAAGCTTTCCCTTCACCTTCTCAGAGCAAATGAGTaccaaattctttttctttttttctgttttggaattagTCCCCTGTTCCGTATTCATCTTCCTCTGTTACCTCTGTTACCTAGTATAGTTGGTCATTTCTCCCTCTggttttttctcctctgattctcCCTTAAGCCCTTCTCCATTCTCCTGCTGGATGATGACTGTTAAAGGGCACATCTGGTTATGTAGCTTACCTCTCGTTAGCAGCCCCTCATTATTCACTCCCTGTTGTTTAGGAAGTGGGTCATGTTCACTCTTGGGTAGACATAAGCAATTCCTTAGGTAATAAGAAAATTCTAGGATGCATGTgtacatacttttttaaaaaaatggtgagCACGTAAGGTTTTTTATTGATGGAGTTAGGTCATATATTTAAATGCAGGGTAACTTTATAATCAGTTCCTTGAATACCTTTACTGTCTTTATCTCTTATCTGAGCCCAGGAGCACCCACCTGGATGTGGTGCTGCTTGTACTTCTATTAAAGTGGCATCTGTTCTTTATGCCTCTCAGCTTGACTTCTGCTCTTGCCTCATATTCATGAGAACATGTGGTTCACACTGAACAGCTGACATGTTTAGCTCTTCAGTGAAGTGCAACCTGACAGTACAAAGTACAACTATTCTTTTTCTCCCTTGATACCCCAGGCTACCTTAAATATGTGTGTAACCTGGTTCATCTAACACATTATTCCAGGTAAGTGTTTGTACTTATGTCTCCATACCAGCTCATATGTTCCTTGTATCTTTGGCAATGAGGACCATTCCAGATTTATAAGGGAAACTATGATGGTACTTTGAAGAACTACTAAATTAACACAGACGTAGGGTATTTCTATGATGATTTCTCCTTATCCCACAATATAGAGTACAAAGCATGGTATGGTATATCCTGTGTaagataaaacacacacataagaATGAATTCCTAGACTTCCTGTTCTTTTGACCCAGGCTGATGCCTTGAATTGAGGAAAAATGTACCATTACAGGGGTTGGTGTCACTTGAGGATGTGGCTGTGAACTTCACCTGGGAGGAGTGGCAGGACCTGGATGATGCTCAGAGGACCCTATACAGGGATGTCATGCTGGAGAACTACAGTAGCCTGGTGTCACTGGGTGAGCAAAACTCCCCTAGTAACTGCCAAGTGCAAGCACGTTTTTCTTCATTGGTAAATGTACAGTTGTTTGTGAAATGAAATGCTACTTAGGTTTAAGATTCCGGGCCAGGAAGAACGTGTGTTCACCCCTCCAGTCAGAGGTTCAGATTGGCCCTTCATTGCACTACTCTTGAGGCTGTGCTGTTGGCATTTTTCAAGAGCCCATGAAACATAAACAGTTTGGCAAAAGTCCTACAGTATTTCTCATCAACAGGGCATTGCATTACCAGGCCTGAGGTGATCATCAAGTTGGAGCAAGGAGCAGCACCATGGACTGTAAAAGAAAAACCCCAGACCAGGGTTTCCCGGTGTCAGTGCACACTGTCACTGTGCACACTGAGCAGGGAGTCAGTGCACACTGAGCAGGGAGGCTGCGAAGACAAGTGCACAGCAGATGTTGGCCGTGCTGAGCTCTTTTTCACCAGTTGTTTTCTCCAAGTTCATACCTTGGGACAGACTTCAGTCTGCATGTATCAGACTCATGCATTATTCAGTCTCCAGATACGGCTCTCACATGTAAACCTCCCCCTTTTTGTTAATTGCTGAATGTTTTCTTAGACTTACCAAAAACCGGTGCCCACCTGCCTCCTCTTGGaattttttcttggttagtcacTGTCCCTAGATTCTCAGTAGGCcgccttttttggttttttaaaaatatttatttattttttggctgcgtcgcatcttagttgcagcacgtgggatcttcggtttgttgtggtgcacgggcttctctctaggtgaggcgcacaggcttagttgccccacagcatgtgggatcttagttccccgaccaggaattgaactggcgtcccctgcattgcaagaaggattcttaaccactggaccaccagggaagtcccaataggcCTCCTTTTTGTTCATTCTCAGAGACTGTTTTCTTTGGGGCATTTAGTCgtacattcatttattcttttaacatgTTAATTGGGAAGTTTTACACACTGGTAAATTTTGTAAATGTGTGGATAACagcagtaatcaaagaaatgtcctttttaaaattaatttatttttatttctggctgcattgggtctttgttgctgcacatgggctttctctagttgtggtgagcgggggctacttttcgttgcggtgcacaggcttctcattgctatggcttctcttgttgcagagcacagactctaggtgcacaggcttcagtagttgtggctcacgggctctagagtgcaggctcagtagctgtggcacatgggcttacttgctctgcggcatgtgggatctccctggaccagggatcgaacccgtgtctgttgcattggcaggtggattcttaaccactgtgccaccagggaagtcccgaaatgtCCTTTTTATATAGAACTTATATTttgttgaaagagaaaaatgaaacaaatgtacATGTTTAGTAGTGAAATCAGAGCCACAAAAGTGTTAAACAAGGATGAGAGAGAGGATAATAAGAGTATAGTGTTTCCAGAAGGGTGTTAAGAAGGCACATTTAGGGGAGATTAAGTGTTTATGTTGGTAGAGCTTACGTTTGAGATGACTGTATTCCATTTTGACATGGAACATATGCATGCATGTAAAATCTGGAGTAGAAGATGGACATCACTGCTGGAGATGCAAATTAGCAAATCATTAACTGAAGACTGGTAGGAGTAGAGGAGGTGGCCTACGGACCTATTAAGACCATGAGAGAAGTGGTCCAGGTACAGGTCTCATGAATCACTACATCAGAAACCATGAGGCTGAGAAGGACCCAGAAAACTGTTCACCGTGGAAAGCGGTGGCCTGTGACACGGGAGGATAAACTAGAGACTATGGGTCCAAGGCCAGTGAAACCAAGAATTTCATACTTTGGGAGTGGagtttgaaattaaatttttttttactttctcttgtgaagatcattgtttttttttttttttaaaaaaagaatgagaagtatACATGGGACTCCAATTTCAATACAACTAAGGGACAGCTGAAACTGTAAAGTACAGTAAAGTTAATATCTTCAGAAGCAGTGAATTATCAAGTAGAGTCACTCGCACCATGAAGTGAGGTGAAAATGCCTTGGCTGTTGGTCTCAGAAGCACCCAGAGAAAGCTTTTCGAAGATGGTGGGCACATGCTGGGTTGCAGAACCTAAATCCTTCAGGCCAGCAGGGAGGAGTTTCACAAAGTGATGAATTAGAGTTTCATGAACTTGTTAGGGTTCTGAGAAGCCAAGGGTATAGTGTTAAGTTAAGAATTTGCAGAAAGCTCCCTTGTCTAGCATGGAAAAAAAGATTAAGCCTTTGAAAAACCCACAGGTGCCTATAGGTGTTCCCCAGGGAGAagtaaaaactaaacaaacataGGTGTAAAGTTCTTCTCTCTAAGCAGTATTCTTGTTTAGGTGACAGACAAGTGGCCCTCTCCCATATCCTGTAAGTAACTTATCCAGGAAAATCATGCCATCTTCAAAGCTGAGCTATTAGAAAAGGGCTAGCACAAGTTACCCACAATTATAAGAAGAAAGGTAGAGATAATGAATGGAAAACCAATGGTAGATGAAAAGCTGTCAGCTGAAATCTACATTTAGACAGTAAGTAAATATTTTGATCTAATACTTCCTcattgaaaagaatttaaaagaaaagaaaaaaacttaagcaaaaccaaacaaaaacaaaaaacccaatgatTTGACATTAGAAAACCTATCAATGAAGGTTCTTACATTAATTCATTAGggagaaaaatcacataaaatcAGTACccattattgattttttaaaatatttatttatttatctttggctgcgttgggtctttgttgctgagcgccggctttctctagttgtggcgagcgggggctactcttcgttgtggtgcgtgggcttctcactgtggtggcttctctttgttgtagagcacgggctctaggcatgtgagcttcgtagctgtggcacgcaggctctagaacacaggctcagtagttggggtgcacagcatgtaggatcttagttgctctgcggcatgtgggatcttccaggaccaggccttgaacctgtatcccctgcatcggcaggctgattcttaaccattgtgccaccagagaagtcccccgttactgattttttaaagaatcatatcCTGCTAGGATGAAAAGAAACTTCTTTACCTTTACAAACCATTCAATAGGAAATACTTATATGTGATTCAAAGGTATGACCTGTAATTATGTTTATCTCCTTTTAGATGTCCAGATTGTGGATGACATGATTGAGACCAGCCAGGAAAATCACGGTAGACGTTTGTGGCAAGTTGTAATCACCAGCAATGAAACGTCAACTAAGGGGACAGCTGACTTAGGAAAAACATTTAATTTGAGCCCAATTCATATTTCAAAACTGATGATAAATGATGGTAACTATTCAGAAATGAAGCCAGAAATGTTGAATATGTGTAAGAACACGTTTCTCCCTAGTGAGCCTGATGAGATGCATGCTGGAGAGAAACCGGAGGATAGTAATAGAACTGGGAAATCCCTCAGATATGCTGAGTACCCTAGGCATCAGAAGAAGAATCAAACTCTGCAGCAACCTTTTGAATGTAACAGACAAGGGAGAGACTTCATCAAGGAAGCAATATTCTTTATACATAGGATGGTTCATATGGGTGAGATGGCttacaaatataagaaatattggAAGGCCTGTGGTAAGTCAGCTCTCATTGCCCAAGAGAGAACTCACGTAAGGGAGAATCACTATAGATGTAACAAATGGGGGAATACCTTTTGTAAGAAACCAacacagaaaccaacacagagctgatctccagGAGCAACAGCATAAATGTAATCAAAGTGGGAATAATTTCTGCCAGAAATTACATCCCACTCAGCTTCAGAGAATTCAgttagagaaaatgtttgaatGTGATGTATGCGGTAAAACGTTCTATAAAAAGTCTAATCTCACTAAACATCAGAAAGtacacactggagagaaaccctatgcaCGTGATGAACGTGAGAAATCCTTCTGCCATAAATCAGGCCATACTATTCATCAGAGAATCCACACTGGGGGAAAGCCCTATGAATGTAATGAATTTGGGAAATCATTCTGCCAGAATTCAGCCCTCACTGTTCATCAAAGGATTCACAATAGGGAGAGACCTCATGAATGCAATGATTGTGATAAAACCTTCCATAAGAAGTCAGTACTCACTGCACATCAGAGAACTCACACAGGAGAGAGACCTTATGCatgtaaagaatgtgggaaaTCCTTTGGACACCGGCCAGCCCTCACTGTACATCAGAGAACTCACACAAGAGATAAACCTtataaatgtaatgaatgtgggaaatccttcTGTGTGAAGCCAAAACTCACTGTACATCTGAGACTTCACACaggtgagaaaccctatgaatgtaaagaatgtggTAAAACTTTCTACCAGAAGTCAAAACTCACTGTACACCAGAGAACTCACACAGGTGAGAAACCTTATAAATGTGACGAATGTCAGAAAACCTTTTGTGAAAAGTCAACCCTCAATAGACATCAGAGAacacacacaggagagaagcCCTATGGATGTAAAGAATGTAGGAAAACTTTCTTCCAGAAGTCAGCCCTCACTGTACATCAAAgaactcacacaggagagaagccctatggatgtaatgaatgtggaaaaaCCTTTTGCCAGAAATCACACCTCAGCAAACATCAGAGGACTCACACAGAGGAGAAATCATGTATGGCAGAGACTGGCTGTCTGTACACCCaaactcactttctttttctttggggcACACAGTTAGCCTGCATTTCTCAACCTTCCTTTACTGTGGGTGGGACCATATAACTGAGCTGTGGCCAGGAGAATTTGAACACAAGCAATAAACATTAATTCCAGGCCaggccagaagaaaaaaaacaaaaaccttccaTGCATTCCTGCTGACTTTTTATGCCCTGTGATTCTGAAGCGCAAAtctgctccccacacccccaccccagtttGCCTTGGGAGCCACTGGGTGGAGATGGCAACCATGACTTAAGACAGAAAAAATTGATTATGATTATGGAGAGCAGAAATTTTCCCAACTCTACCAAAAAAAATGTTCAGTTGTGCTTTacctgagtgagaaataaatattcactgttgGGCCCTCCCATGTGTAATCTATTTACAACGCTACCAGTCCACTGTGGCCAGTTCATTTTATGAATTTGAGACAGACTTCTGTGAGAAGTTACCAGTCCTTGTGTAGAAAATTCACACAAATTGTGTAGAAGATCCAACACAATTCCTTGTGGTGTCATCTTCCGTCCCCAGTCAGTTGATGGAAAAATCAAGTCATATGAAGAGACAAAGAATGCAAGAAATGCAGGAATGCCTTTGTCAGGCAGAGACAGCTCATTGAACACTGAGAATAAAGTAAAGCCTTATAAATATCTTCAATGTGTCAGAGTTTTCAATAAAACAACTTTATGTGCATCAGAGAACTTCTAATGAAAACTATCAGCTTAGGTAACATGAATGCAATTTTTCAGATAGAAATATTAATGTATTGAAAAATTTAAGACTGTAGACCAGTTGTTCTCTAATGGGAATGATTTTGCCTCCAAAGGAACATTTGGCAGAGCTACTCCTGGTACCAGCGCAGTGCCACTTCTGCCTTTTCATATTCAGAGAAGTTGCAAGGCCCATGAAAGTTCTGAGGAGTGGAGAAATAGACTCTCCGTCTTTGATGGAAATGTTGCAAGAGCACATTGCAGAAGAGTGTGCAGGGTGGGACATGTTAATGcaaccatctttggaaaatatagtaTGATACTGTCCACTGTATGGCCACAGAGTTCACATAGCTTCCACATACAAAAAATACTCATACTCTACTAAGTCCCCCCCAAATCTCATTTTATAAAGCTGTTGGCGCAGAAATCTAGGAGCTTGTCATCTGTATCAGGTCTAGGTACACATAGGCTCTTTGGGCACGGTTCCATGTTCGTGGTTGCTCTGAATCTGAAGATGTGTGACCTGAAGTGACCAGTCACCTGCCCTGCAAACGCTCAACAGGCAATGGTAACACAGAGATGGGATACCAAGAGCACGTCCATTCACGGGGCAGTGGGGAGGCACTGAGGCATCACTGGCTGAGTCTAGCAGGACACACCATCAGTTCCTTGATTAGGCTACAGTGTTTCAGGGGATGATTTCCAAGGCTCTGTGCTGAGTGAAGTCGTCTTCCCTTTTCCAAGAGACAAAGCCTGATTTTATAACTAACTAGTTGCTTCAGTCCTACTTCCTGCCCTGAGcgctctttttcttctctttattcttttcctctttaaaaaaaatttttttttaaattaaaaaaaattttttttccttctttttttttggccatgctacacagcttgtgggatcttagttccccaaccagggatcgaatcccgGCCCCTGGCAGTTacagtgccaagtcctaaccactggaccaccaaggaattcccagagGGCTCTTTTCATTTGAACtgtttttaaaccttttatttcaaattgattgaaatccttaaaaaaaagttttgggatTCACGATATGTCAAATTGTGATCCATTCCGTTAGATGGAAGCCACACGCACATTTCCTCTGGAACACATTCCCTTCCTCCACCTTGAACTGAAGCAGATGCTCACGTCTTACTGGTAGCATCTCTTCTCCCAGGCCTGATCCCTTGCCTCCACCTCAACCACTTCCCCCCAGCACTCGGCCCTTGGTTTCCCAGGAGCTCTTGTCACGTTGGAAAACTTTGGAGTCTTCTtcctcttattttccttcttttattgctCTGATaccttctccccccaccacctTCCACCTCCTGTCCCTCAGTTTCAGCCTCCTTCTCAGCTTACCCTGTGTTTGTCCCAAGAGTTGCTAAACTTCTTGTTTCTTCCAAGTCAGGGCTGAGCCCCTTCCTGGCTTGCCGTACCTTTCTTTGTCTTCTGGGTCTGTGGGTGAGAGTTTATCAGATGACTAATTTTGCTGTTGGGGGAGTATAGTAGATAATGTATAATGGCTCACTTAACGTGCAACCAGTCCAACACTGTGGCAGCAGGCCTTTGCTCATTAAATAAGCTTGAAAGGTAAAAGCTCTTTCCCAGGTATGGAAGACTGCATAATGGCCCCCAGAGATATCAGATCTCAATCTCTGGTATCTGtgtatgttaccttatatggaaaGAGTTGTACAGATTAAATCAAGGATTTTTTGATGAGATCATCTTGGGTTGTCCAGGTACACTCTAAATGCAATCACAAGTGTTCTTATAAATGAGAGAAGATTTGACACTTAAGAAATTCCTGAAACCACCAAGGGATAGATGATATAGAGTGATTTGGCCACAAGAATGCCAGCAGCCATCAGAGGCTGGAAGGGATAGATTATCCCCTAGAGTCTCTGGAGAtgggccctgctgacactttggtTTCAGCCCTGTGACACTGATCTTGAACTTCTGTCTTCCAGATGTGAGGgagtacatttctttttattaaactaTTATGTTTGCAGTAATTTCttacacagcaatggaaaccagtATCCATTGCAGCTAAAATCCTGTATCTGACTGAGGTTCCACCAAGCAGATGTTCCCAGCATTAAGTGGTAGCTGTCAATGGTCAAATCAGATGTTCCGAAAAACACAACGGAAGTACTACTGACTCTCCTGGTGGTGATAATTGATTCTGCTGGGTGATTGTGTTGGGATTGCTAGCTTGGGGACCTGTCCACTCTTTAATTCTTGGTGGGAGTGTTAAGGTGggtatcaatttatttttggaaggaGTCcctatatttgtctttgacttgaTCAGAGTAGGGGCTGGGTTGCCTTGCTTGGTTTTCCTGTTGTCTTCGTTTTGTATTCCAAAACACAGGTGAGACACGAGCTTGTGTAAGCAGTTTATTTGGGAAGTGATTGCAAAAAGCAGGAATGAGGTAGTGGGGGAAATGACAGCGGAGAGGAGGAAAAGCCAGTAAGGTGTATGCTACTGAGCTGGTGACCACTATGAACAAGCTGACATCCATCGTGTTGGGTACTCCGTAAGGAGCTGGGTCATGTACATCTCAACTGACCCAATAGACATGGGAAGctgacacgtgtgtgtgtgtgtgtgtgtgtgtgtgtgtgtgtgtgtgtggcttaacAATTGGCCGTTATCACTCTGACCCTGTTTTAATCCTATTGTCTTGCATGAGGTTGCAGAACAAGAGAGAGAATCCAGAAAGTTTCACAGTTTAGTTACAATTTCCTGGGAAGAAACGGCACACCGTGCAGGGCCACTCAGAGGTAGACAGAGGAGAGGGGGAACTGTGGATCCAGTGCCTGTACTGTGGATTCAGCAAGAAGGAAGGGAATAGGCATTGCAAGCAGGCTTAGGATTGGCTAATGTGAATATTTTCAGTGGACTTTGGGGCATTGAGGCTGTCCCTGACTGTTCTGCTACCTGGCCCTAGGGCAATTAGGGCAGGTGTACAGTAGTGCAGAGTGTGAGGGTACAACTCAGCAGGTGCTTGGGAGTGTGGACTTAATTGGCCGTTTAAGAGGGTAAACTCATCTAGCTAGGGCCGCAAAATTGAGTCAATACTGAGCTCAAGTATTTGGGGTATTGGAGTGGCCTGAATAAATGAGTGTAGGACATACATTGCCCTAAACAGCATAGGGTCAATTTCTCGGGTCAGTGTGGCAGGTCTGGCCACTATGTTGTTGGAGAGTATGGATTGTTAGTGAAGTCAGTGTAGAGATTCGTTGTATTCGTGTGTTAACTAGTAGAAAGCGGTGGTCGTGGTGCTCATGGTGGGAGACTCCAGGTGGGAATTCGTGGTGGAAAGCTGGGGCAGGGAGTAGGAGAGGCACTGGGGAGTGTGTTGTCCTTTCCCAAGCAGGTTGAGGAATTGACTGATAGGTGGCAGTTGTCTCCTGGGAAAGGCAATAGTCTCCATTAATTTGTAGAACGGTACAGACAGTAGTAATCTCTACAGATTTCCCTTTAGGCGTAGACGTGTAGGGATGTATGTTTCTGCAGAGAGCAAGAGTATACTTGGATCATGGGATAAGCAGGCCAGGAGCTCAAGAAACACAACAGAATCCCTAATgtcaaaggaagaaaagcagtgaATGTCCTGGAGCTAGTTTGCCAGCACCTTGGGTGGGGCAAGTCTTAGGCACCCCTGGAGCAGAGGTTTTAGTGTCCAGGACAGAGTTGTCTCCACCTCAGGGGGCGATGTCATCTCCAACATTGAGCTCCTGGATAGAGCAATATTGTCTAGAATGTGAGACTGGGGTATCCTTTTCAAGTGGACACCCACTTGGAGTGGTATGAGTCTTATTTTTCTGACTCTTTGGCATTATAAAGATGCTGAA
This window of the Orcinus orca chromosome 14, mOrcOrc1.1, whole genome shotgun sequence genome carries:
- the LOC117199880 gene encoding zinc finger protein 28 homolog isoform X2; its protein translation is MGHLFILFAHFLNRLLFFYSSFRFPAKLSRRYSDFQCTLCPQALPPHYQYQGLVSLEDVAVNFTWEEWQDLDDAQRTLYRDVMLENYSSLVSLGHCITRPEVIIKLEQGAAPWTVKEKPQTRVSRCQCTLSLCTLSRESVHTEQGGCEDKCTADVGRAELFFTSCFLQVHTLGQTSVCMYQTHALFSLQIRLSHVNLPLFVNC
- the LOC117199880 gene encoding zinc finger protein 33B-like isoform X1, with translation MFECDVCGKTFYKKSNLTKHQKVHTGEKPYARDEREKSFCHKSGHTIHQRIHTGGKPYECNEFGKSFCQNSALTVHQRIHNRERPHECNDCDKTFHKKSVLTAHQRTHTGERPYACKECGKSFGHRPALTVHQRTHTRDKPYKCNECGKSFCVKPKLTVHLRLHTGEKPYECKECGKTFYQKSKLTVHQRTHTGEKPYKCDECQKTFCEKSTLNRHQRTHTGEKPYGCKECRKTFFQKSALTVHQRTHTGEKPYGCNECGKTFCQKSHLSKHQRTHTEEKSCMAETGCLYTQTHFLFLWGTQLACISQPSFTVGGTI